The Bacteroidota bacterium genomic interval AAATCATCCAAACCCATTTAATCCTGTAACAATCATCAATTATCAATTGCCAATTAACAATTATACAACGCTAAAAGTTTACGATGTTTTAGGTCGTGAAGTAGCTACTCTTGTTGATGAGTTTAAAGAAGCTGGGTATTACAATGTCGAATTTCGTCCCGCAAAAGCGGGATCGAATTACGAACTTTCGAGCGGTGTATACTTCTATAGACTTGTAGTGAACGCAGTCGGACCATTACAGTCTGGTAGTTTTGTAATGACAAAGAAAATGCTGTTGGCGAGGTAAAAACCGAACTCACATCAAATCAATTTTCAATTTTATTTCCCCTTCTTTTTCAAAAAGAGAAGGGGATTTTTGTTTATTCCAGAAAATTCATGATGAGTGATTAGTTTCTATTAAACCCGTTAGATATTAACAATTTTTTGATACACTTAACCTTACTAAGAAAATTATCTAACGGGTTAAACTTTTTCCTAATGAATTTTTAGGGTTTATATAGAAGATAGTGGTAGAACCCGCACAGAAATCGCAAACATATTATCCGAAAACGAATTTAATTTTTCGAAATTAAATATAGAAAAAATTGATACAAAAACTTCAGTCCTTCAATTACATTACTGCGATAAACATCCATCCCATCATCGCTTTTTATCTGAACTTTGGAGAACTCCCGGTATAATCGAAATAACTAATCTCATATAGGAGGTTCGCTTACCTTTTTACCAAAGATATAAAGAACCAAAACCAAAATTGCTATCCCAATTGCAATTGAAATATAAGGTGATAAACCGAATGCTGTCGGTATGTCGCCAACTAACATTCCGACAACAGCTACGATGATTGCGTAAGGAAGCTGCGTGCGAACGTGGTCAATATGATCGCAAGCCGAAGCCATCGAACTCATTATTGTAGTATCTGAAATCGGCGAGCAATGATCGCCAAAGACTGCCCCCGCCAACACCGAGCTGATATTGCCGTGCAAAATAAGCTGTATGGTTTCGGCACTCAACCCGGCATCAACCGACAAATTATAACCGAGTGGAATAACGAGGGGCATCATTATAGCCATTGTTCCCCAACTTGTGCCAGTTGCAAAACTGATAATTGCTGCAATCAAAAAAGTCAACACCGGTAAAAAATGAGGTTCAACAGCACCGCGCAAAGTTTGCACCAGATAGTTAGCTGTGTGCAATTCTTCAGTAACAGAACCAATCGACCAAGCCAACACAAGAATCAGAATTGCTAACAGCATCGACTTGATTCCGTTGAACCATGCTTCTACCGAATGTTTGAGACTTAAAATTCTTTGAAATACTGTAAGAATAATTGCAATAAACCCTCCGCTGAATGATGCCCAAAGCAGCGAAGAATATGAATCCGATTTACTTATAATATCACCTATCGAATAGTCTCTAATACCGTTTTCCAGCAAAGCTTGTACACCGGTGAAATATAATCCGCCGAGAGCAACAACAATCACAGAGAATATAGGAATTAAACCATTGTACCAACGGATTTTGTTTGAATCAATTTCGTTTCCTGCAAGGTCGGTTAAATTTGCTGCCGGCTCAGCTCCATCGCGTAATACTTTAGCTTCGAAACGGGCGCGCCTTTCGGCTTTAAGCATCGAACCGAAATCACGATTCGTAAGTGCAACCAATAAAACAAATACCAATGTTAAAATCGGATAAAACCGGTATGGAATTGTACTAATAAAAACAGAATATGCATCTTCCGGATAACCGATACTTTTAAGCCCCTGTTCGATTAATCCTACTTCGTAACCAATCCAAGTTGATATGATGAACACACTTGCAACTGTTGCAGCTCCCGCATCTACTATGTAGGAAAGTTTTTCCCTTGAAACCTTGAGCTTATCTGTAATCGGTCGCATCAGATTGCCACGAATTAGAACATTGGCATAATCGTCAAAGAAAAATAAAAACGATAAAGCCCAGGTTGCAATCTGTCCGCGTTTCGGTGTTTTTGCAAATTTTATTACTAAGTTTGCAATCCCTAAACTTCCGCCGTTCCTCGAAATTACTCCTACCATTCCACCAAATAACAAGCTGAAAACAATAATCTGCACATGACTTGTAGTTGCAATGGAATTAATAACAAAGTGGTCAACAACTCGTAGTACCCCACCAAAAATATCATAATTAAAAATTAATACAGAACCTAACCAAACACCAGCAAACAAAGAAATAACAACTTCACGAACTAACAATGCTAAAATAATTGCGAGGAGTGGAGGTAAAATGCTAAGAATCCCGGGAATCGAACGGAGTGGTTTTGAAACTATGATTTCGTTGTATTGCAATTTAATTTCTTCAACACCTGAATAGTTAACAGCAGCATTTTCGACTATTAATTTTCCGTTTTGAAATTTTTGTTTTATTGGAGTGAGTTTCCCTTTTTCGGAGGTGAAAATATTTTGAAGATAAACTGAATCAGAAAAGCTCTCAACAACATTACCCGATTTGTTAAGGACAGTAATTTCTAATTTAAAAGGAATTTCTTTTAAAACGACAGGTGGAAGCGAAATCTCGAATCTCTCAATCTTTCCATTCGATTGGGAATGGCTATCAATAAATAAGATTGCAATAAATGTGATTAATAAGAAGAATCGAAAGAAAGCAGTCATGATACCTCAAAAGAAGTTGCAGAATGATTTTAAGTCAATTTGAAACATTATTTTCATAAAACAATTATATCTTTTGTTCTTGATTACGTTCGCGATAAAGTTGTCCCACGATTCCACCGATTATAAATACAATACTTGAGTAATAGATCCAAATTAAAAGTACAAACAAAAAAGCGTATGTACCATATAGAATGCTTAACGAGTGAAACGTTTCAAGATACCATGCAAATAACTTGGCTGCTGATAGCCAAAGAATCGTTGCAGTAATTGAAGATATTATTGCAGTTCTCCAGGATATAGCCACATCAGGGATGAACCGATAAACAATTAAAAACATTATGAATGCAAGCACAACAGTTAACAAAAAAGGAAGAGCCTCGTCGAAAAGCATGAATTCAAACCCAGAAAATCCTGGTATGGTGTGCATTAAAGTCGTTAACAGAGAGTATATCCAAGTTGAAACAATTATCACCAGAAATAAAACACCCACAACCAACACCCAAAGAAAATCTTCTAAAATTGTTAATATCATAAGTTTTGAAGATTTGATTTTGTAAACCCTGTTCAAAGCAGTTCGCATCGAACTGAAAAGTGAGGTCGCAGTCCAAGTTAGGATGGCAATACCGGCAATACCGAATGAAGTCCGATACTCGATGATGTCTTTTATGATTGTTTGTATCGAGTTTTTAATATTTTGTGCATAGGGTTGATTAGGGAATGCGGCGGCTAAAATTTCTTGAATTTTTTGTACACCTAACTCGGATGAATTTAATACAATTCCGAACAACGAGGTAAATAATAATAATATCGGAATCAAACAAAGTACGCCATTAAAGGAAATCCCGGAAGCAAGGAACAATAGCTCATCGTCAAATAAATGTCTGAAAAAGTTTTTGATATAATACTCAGTCGAGTCAAAAGTATTTTTAAATGCAGTATTTATATTCCGTTTCATCTTTTGTTCTATAAAACTTCTAAAGCAGCGTATTTTAACATTAATTGTTTACGACCTGCATTTTCAAAATCGATAACAGCTCTTGTTTCATCACCGTTTCCGTTTAACTGCAGGATTCTTCCCTTCCCGAAAGTAGAATGCCTAACAACGCTGCCGACGTGCAATTCTTCAGCAACTTGCGATTGCGATTCATAGTTTCGGAAGTGTTGAACAACTATCTTTTTTTCGCTGTAGTTTTTGGGTCTCTTGAAAGGAACTTGCGATTTAGTAGGTCTATCAAAAAAATCCAGTTCTTTATTAAAACCTGATTCTTTACGAAGAGGACCATTCTCATATATGTATAAATCGTCCTTTATTTCTTTCATAAACCGGGATGGATTCGGATATGTTAATTCACCCATTCGATAGCGGGAGTAGGCATAACTCAAATATAATTTCCGCATACAGCGTGTCATCCCAACGTAAAACAGGCGTCGTTCTTCTTCAACTTCGTTTGTACTTTGTATAGCTTGAAAGATTGGGAACAAACCTTCTTCTAAACCCATAATAAAAACAACATCATACTCCAATCCTTTTGCGCTATGAACAGTCATCAAAGTAACAGCATTACGTTTATCGTCTAATCGATCTACATCAGCAACGAGTGATACTTCTTGCAGAAAAGCTTCCAGTCCTCCGTTTATATTTTTTTCAGAAAACTCGGTTATCGCCGATAGCAACTCGTGAACGTTTTCCATTCGCGATAACGTTTCCACCGTTCCTTCTTCCTTAAATTCTTTTAAGATACCGATATCATCTACAAGAGAACGGGATAATTCGCTAGCCGACAAAATTGTTTTAAGACCAATAAATTTTTGGATGAGTTTGCGAAACTGTTTTAATTTTTCTATCGTATTTTTTGAAATCCCCTTTGCTTCAGTTGAGAAATCGACTGCCTCGAAAAATGAGCATTTGCATTCTTCTGCAACAGCTTTGAGATGATTTACGGTTACATCCCCGATTCCGCGAGCCGGATAATTCACTATCCTTTGAAAGCTGATATCATCTTTCGGATTTACAATCAACCGTAGGTAGGCAATTATATCCTTAATTTCTTTTCGCTTATAAAACTCGATACCACCTATAATCAGATATGGAATCCCACTGCGTCGTAGGGCATCTTCAATTGAACGGGATTGAGCATTAGTACGGTAGAGAATGGCAATGTTCAGAAAATCTATTTTGTATTTTAATATCGCTTTTTTAATGTTTGCCGCTACCTTTTCGCTTTCGTCGGTGTCGCTCTGGCAACTTAAAACAGATATCGGCTCGCCTTTTGGATTATCAGTCCACAAAGTTTTTTCGATACGGTTTACATTGTTTTTGATTACCTGATCGGCGGCTGTTAAAATAGTTTGTGTTGAGCGATAATTTTGTTCAAGATGGAAAATTTTGGCTTCCGGAAAATCTTTCTCAAAGTCCAAAATATTCCTGATATCTGCGCCTCGAAAACCATATATACTCTGAGCATCATCGCCGACTATGCAGATGTTTTTGTACTTCCCAGCTACCATCTTTATCAATTTATACTGAGCACGGTTTGTATCCTGATATTCATCCACCAAAACAAATTTGAATCTATCCTGATACTTAGAAAGAATTTTGG includes:
- a CDS encoding T9SS type A sorting domain-containing protein, producing the protein NHPNPFNPVTIINYQLPINNYTTLKVYDVLGREVATLVDEFKEAGYYNVEFRPAKAGSNYELSSGVYFYRLVVNAVGPLQSGSFVMTKKMLLAR
- a CDS encoding Na+/H+ antiporter NhaC family protein, which gives rise to MTAFFRFFLLITFIAILFIDSHSQSNGKIERFEISLPPVVLKEIPFKLEITVLNKSGNVVESFSDSVYLQNIFTSEKGKLTPIKQKFQNGKLIVENAAVNYSGVEEIKLQYNEIIVSKPLRSIPGILSILPPLLAIILALLVREVVISLFAGVWLGSVLIFNYDIFGGVLRVVDHFVINSIATTSHVQIIVFSLLFGGMVGVISRNGGSLGIANLVIKFAKTPKRGQIATWALSFLFFFDDYANVLIRGNLMRPITDKLKVSREKLSYIVDAGAATVASVFIISTWIGYEVGLIEQGLKSIGYPEDAYSVFISTIPYRFYPILTLVFVLLVALTNRDFGSMLKAERRARFEAKVLRDGAEPAANLTDLAGNEIDSNKIRWYNGLIPIFSVIVVALGGLYFTGVQALLENGIRDYSIGDIISKSDSYSSLLWASFSGGFIAIILTVFQRILSLKHSVEAWFNGIKSMLLAILILVLAWSIGSVTEELHTANYLVQTLRGAVEPHFLPVLTFLIAAIISFATGTSWGTMAIMMPLVIPLGYNLSVDAGLSAETIQLILHGNISSVLAGAVFGDHCSPISDTTIMSSMASACDHIDHVRTQLPYAIIVAVVGMLVGDIPTAFGLSPYISIAIGIAILVLVLYIFGKKVSEPPI
- a CDS encoding YihY/virulence factor BrkB family protein, giving the protein MKRNINTAFKNTFDSTEYYIKNFFRHLFDDELLFLASGISFNGVLCLIPILLLFTSLFGIVLNSSELGVQKIQEILAAAFPNQPYAQNIKNSIQTIIKDIIEYRTSFGIAGIAILTWTATSLFSSMRTALNRVYKIKSSKLMILTILEDFLWVLVVGVLFLVIIVSTWIYSLLTTLMHTIPGFSGFEFMLFDEALPFLLTVVLAFIMFLIVYRFIPDVAISWRTAIISSITATILWLSAAKLFAWYLETFHSLSILYGTYAFLFVLLIWIYYSSIVFIIGGIVGQLYRERNQEQKI
- a CDS encoding 3'-5' exonuclease; the encoded protein is MSFINQLNSVQQNAAKQVEGPVMIVAGAGSGKTRVLTYRVAYLLSIGVPPYQLLVLTFTNKAADEMKKRIVSLVGDKSGSAWIGTFHSMFARLLRYESEHIGYGKNFSIYDTDDSLGLIKNIQHDLEISAQAFKPNAIRARISSAKNKLVSPDQFEILAKDIFEEKTALIFKEYQKRLKQNNAMDFDDLLLKPIELFERHSKILSKYQDRFKFVLVDEYQDTNRAQYKLIKMVAGKYKNICIVGDDAQSIYGFRGADIRNILDFEKDFPEAKIFHLEQNYRSTQTILTAADQVIKNNVNRIEKTLWTDNPKGEPISVLSCQSDTDESEKVAANIKKAILKYKIDFLNIAILYRTNAQSRSIEDALRRSGIPYLIIGGIEFYKRKEIKDIIAYLRLIVNPKDDISFQRIVNYPARGIGDVTVNHLKAVAEECKCSFFEAVDFSTEAKGISKNTIEKLKQFRKLIQKFIGLKTILSASELSRSLVDDIGILKEFKEEGTVETLSRMENVHELLSAITEFSEKNINGGLEAFLQEVSLVADVDRLDDKRNAVTLMTVHSAKGLEYDVVFIMGLEEGLFPIFQAIQSTNEVEEERRLFYVGMTRCMRKLYLSYAYSRYRMGELTYPNPSRFMKEIKDDLYIYENGPLRKESGFNKELDFFDRPTKSQVPFKRPKNYSEKKIVVQHFRNYESQSQVAEELHVGSVVRHSTFGKGRILQLNGNGDETRAVIDFENAGRKQLMLKYAALEVL